A portion of the Gossypium arboreum isolate Shixiya-1 chromosome 8, ASM2569848v2, whole genome shotgun sequence genome contains these proteins:
- the LOC108469698 gene encoding DNA polymerase zeta catalytic subunit isoform X1 — protein sequence MLNSQSDSSVFSVRIVSIDHYMAPPIPGFDVCYSSFRGEKVNEVPVIRIYGSTPAGQKTCLHVHRALPYLYVPLADMLPQSTRILQEAGDECTHGLALALEKALKLKGGAGSKRQHVHGCSLVRAKKFYGYHSSEELFVKIHLYYPHDVSRAANLLLAGAVLDKILQPHESHIPFILQFLVDYNLYGMGHLHLSGMKFRNPIPDLFHPRKFNCYGQHEQKVDHLTSGSGGFQADSSSDVCLSSPIWISSTIPSEWMWHVPNELDESSVQDICNVKRQSLCELEGDTTIDDILNHQFKIYTSLSQTSTDVKMVQSLIPIWEEEYKRTGMHERVLLSDPDKPLPEDVLKALSLGLGFDNKLMELCSKAENLPCSDLGFEHSVLPSADDGNLVGHTHINSEHNVPQARSCSKEQNQLGSLPQHCKPCEKEMNTALSEDKDVSPVLLSVGEIHSSETLLPSNSKATDTEALGLLRWLATSHAAEDINSDDELVRESILTPLLPATTIDKVLEKASIDYESESQKECQDILDSVEDLIEFEGLKDRTYNSFDQTQVSSGKTIPQLYGSSDDLPLSPSAGSVTNSSKRDIKTDYKKSSQDSDKTLSIKRKRKISLWGSLPLSVTEKGKDNLNSVGFNITEACADEIKEYLGKSFPAENNLGKTSNRLNVNIDANDCNKTEASTLVECSVRDLMRKKRSRHIESADCGFVRSESVHLKGEKETPNFFCPKQLDFHELHDKLDKKAPGSLNHRPSITNVQEELQEAVGFKPTHSDPTDCILPQISGVYNPPQANTGNREQMGKTSTVKLYPEKHDSAISISPCETCNSKKFDLLAASVEPVTPDADTLQSHKEIVSPDERMQQIGTSGSWCLSVSSCKHEVLGMDGYILKDYNASGTSLSTDKLMLMDAMTDKKDLQNEDCGGGPGGQHGPHTGLAVDNEEKPVELVGMSFCRRPPAADWNEGTTENVSHTQTTRYWPPVFIEENYQVASGRALDEILPFFSGDREETESQNNFIENKNSKFQEAALGVPTHYQNDGSFLYLLTPVFSPPSADSVYGWLSCVDKGASKQRNALSAESPPLTGSSECLIALENSLPVNYNEDLIETTSKYHTGPIWEQGHPEKNVVLGSEVKPCCDESTCLSEGKVTKVNSCSNGSQDLSQISGPDGKSMPTPLSKIGFRDPASVGAGQQLTVLSLEVHTESRGDLRPDPRFDAINVIALAIQNDNDYVTEVYVLLYSNTGFCQRSLDGISGFKVFVFDEEKHLFGQFMKVLCSLDPDFLMGWDVQGSSLGFLAERASYLGIGLLNEISRTPSETKIKAEETNISEEGLEDELLLKPLVADNIVTEDAIIEDEWGRTHASGVHVGGRIVLNVWRLMRSEVKLNMYTVEAVAESVLGRKIPSISYKVLTKWFSSGPAQARYRCVEYVVERAKLNLEMMNQLDMINRTSELARVFGIDFFSVLSRGSQFRVESMFLRLAHTQNYLAVSPGNQQVACQPAMECLPLVMEPESGFYADPVVVLDFQSLYPSMIIAYNLCFCTCLGKIASSEVNTLGVSSYAPDPNVLRDLKDQLLLTSNGVMYVPSKVRKGVLPRLLEEILSTRIMVKQAMKNLTPSQKVLQRIFNARQLALKLIANVTYGYTAAGFSGRMPCAELADSIVQCGRGTLEKAISYVHAHEKWKANVIYGDTDSMFVLLKGRTVEESFKIGHEIATAITAMNPYPVTLKMEKVYHPCFLLTKKRYVGYSYESPGQVKPIFDAKGIETVRRDTCGAVAKTLEQSLKLFFEHQDISKVRAYLHRQWTRILSGRVSLQDFVFAKEVRLGTYSTKVSSLPPAAIVAAKAMRADPRAEPRYAERVPYVVIHGEPGARLVDMVVDPLEILAVNSPYRLNDLYYINKQIIPALQRVFGLVGGDLNRWFSEMPRPAREAFGKCGVHALNPQRTRIDYYYLSKHCILCGELVQASTHLCSKCSENKTAVVAAITGRTSKLEREMQHLVAICRHCGGGDWLVESGVKCNSLACSVFYERRKVQKELQGLSAVATDKGFYPKCMVEWF from the exons ATGTTGAATTCGCAGTCAGATTCGAGCGTTTTCAGCGTTCGAATCGTGTCCATCGATCATTACATGGCACCGCCAATCCCTGGCTTCGATGTTTGCTACAGTAGCTTTCGAG GTGAAAAAGTTAATGAAGTTCCAGTTATTCGAATTTATGGTTCGACACCGGCTGGTCAGAAGACTTGTTTGCATGTTCATAGA GCTTTGCCCTATTTATATGTTCCATTGGCAGATATGTTACCTCAGAGCACTCGTATACTCCAAGAAG CAGGTGATGAATGCACACATGGCTTAGCTCTTGCCTTAGAAAAAGCCTTGAAG CTTAAAGGTGGTGCTGGTTCGAAACGGCAGCATGTCCATGGCTGCAGCCTTGTACGAGCAAAGAAATTTTATGGTTATCATTCATCTGAGGAGCTATTTGTGAAGATTCATCT CTACTATCCACATGATGTCTCTCGTGCTGCCAATCTTCTTTTG GCAGGTGCCGTGCTGGATAAAATCTTACAGCCTCATGAATCGCACATTCCATTTATTCTCCAGTTTCTT GTGGATTACAACTTGTATGGGATGGGTCATCTTCATTTATCAGGGATGAAGTTTCGTAATCCCATACCTGATCTTTTCCATCCAAGAAAATTTAATTGCTATGGTCAACATGAGCAGAAGGTGGATCACTTGACATCAGGTTCTGGTGGTTTCCAG GCAGATTCAAGTTCTGATGTGTGCTTAAGTTCTCCAATTTGGATATCTTCCACAATTCCAAGTGAATGGATGTGGCATGTTCCAAATGAACTTGATGAATCTTCAGTCCAGGACATTTGCAATGTTAAACGTCAAAGTTTATGTGAACTTGAGGGAGATACTACTATAGATG ACATTCTTAACCACcaattcaaaatatatacatCTCTATCACAGACCTCTACCGATGTGAAAATGGTTCAGTCACTTATTCCGATTTGGGAG GAGGAGTATAAAAGGACAGGGATGCATGAGAGAGTTCTACTATCTGACCCTGACAAGCCACTTCCAGAAGATGTTCTAAAAGCTCTCTCACTTGGTCTTGGATTTGACAACAAACTAATGGAATTGTGCAGCAAAGCTGAAAATTTGCCTTGCAGTGACTTGGGATTTGAACACTCAGTCCTGCCTTCAGCTGATGATGGAAATTTGGTTGGACATACACATATCAATTCAGAGCATAATGTTCCACAAGCTCGGAGTTGTTCGAAAGAACAAAACCAGCTAGGATCTCTCCCTCAACACTGTAAGCCATGTGAAAAGGAGATGAATACTGCATTATCTGAAGACAAAGATGTATCTCCTGTACTACTGTCTGTTGGTGAAATTCATTCATCGGAAACGCTACTGCCCTCTAACTCAAAG GCTACAGATACAGAAGCTTTGGGGCTTTTGAGGTGGCTTGCCACTTCTCATGCTGCTGAAGATATAAACTCAGATGATGAGCTTGTTCGTGAGTCTATTCTGACTCCTTTGTTACCTGCAACAACCATTGATAAAGTGCTAGAGAAAGCCAGTATAGATTATGAGAGTGAATCACAGAAGGAATGTCAGGATATTCTTGATTCGGTTGAGGATTTAATCGAATTTGAGGGTCTGAAGGATAGAACTTACAATTCTTTTGATCAAACCCAAGTCTCATCAGGCAAAACTATTCCCCAACTATATGGTTCCAGTGATGATCTACCTTTATCACCCTCTGCAGGATCAgttacaaattcatcaaaaagagACATAAAAACTGATTATAAGAAGTCTTCACAGGATAGTGATAAAACATTAAGTATCAAACGCAAAAGGAAAATATCTTTATGGGGCTCTTTACCTCTTTCCGTGACAGAAAAGGGGAAGGATAACTTGAATAGTGTTGGTTTCAACATTACTGAAGCATGTGCAGATGAAATTAAAGAATATTTAGGCAAAAGTTTCCCAGCTGAAAATAATTTGGGGAAAACTTCAAATCGTTTAAATGTAAATATAGATGCCAACGATTGCAATAAAACAGAAGCAAGCACATTAGTTGAATGCTCTGTACGGGATTTGATGAGAAAAAAGCGAAGCCGCCACATTGAGTCTGCTGATTGTGGATTTGTTAGGAGTGAAAGTGTTCATCTGAAGGGGGAAAAGGAAACACCTAATTTCTTTTGCCCAAAACAATTAGATTTTCATGAGTTACATGATAAGCTTGACAAGAAGGCCCCTGGTTCTCTCAACCATAGGCCATCAATTACCAATGTACAAGAAGAACTTCAGGAGGCCGTTGGCTTCAAACCTACCCATTCTGATCCAACAGATTGTATTCTACCCCAGATTTCTGGCGTTTATAATCCACCACAGGCTAACACAGGCAATCGTGAACAAATGGGTAAGACATCAACAGTGAAGCTTTACCCGGAGAAACATGACTCAGCAATTTCTATTAGCCCTTGTGAAACTTGTAACAGTAAAAAGTTTGACCTTCTAGCAGCTTCTGTAGAACCCGTAACTCCTGATGCAGACACTTTACAATCCCATAAGGAGATAGTTTCTCCTGATGAGAGAATGCAGCAAATAGGGACTAGTGGCTCTTGGTGTTTGTCAGTGTCTTCATGTAAGCATGAAGTGCTTGGAATGGATGGTTACATTCTCAAAGATTACAACGCGAGTGGAACTTCCTTATCTACTGACAAACTTATGCTCATGGATGCAATGACTGACAAAAAAGATTTGCAGAATGAAGATTGTGGTGGTGGTCCTGGTGGACAACATGGCCCCCATACTGGTTTGGCTGTTGACAATGAGGAAAAACCTGTGGAGTTAGTTGGCATGAGCTTCTGCAGGAGACCCCCAGCAGCAGATTGGAATGAAGGAACTACTGAAAATGTTTCACATACACAAACTACCAGATATTGGCCTCCAGTTTTTATTGAGGAGAATTATCAAGTAGCATCAG GGAGAGCTTTGGATGAGATTCTCCCTTTTTTTTCAGGGGACAGAGAAGAGACGGAAAGTCAAAACAACTTCATTGAAAATAAGAACTCTAAATTTCAAGAAGCTGCCTTGGGCGTCCCTACTCACTATCAAAATGATGGGTCTTTCTTGTACCTGTTAACACCTGTGTTTTCACCCCCTTCTGCAGATTCTGTGTATGGATGGCTGTCATGTGTTGACAAAG GAGCTTCTAAACAGAGAAATGCACTATCAGCAGAGTCTCCACCTTTAACAG GCTCTTCTGAGTGTCTGATTGCCCTAGAAAACTCTTTGCCTGTTAACTATAATGAGGATTTGATTGAAACCACTTCTAAATATCACACGGGACCAATCTGGGAACAAGGGCATCCAGAGAAGAATGTGGTCCTTGGTTCAGAAGTGAAGCCTTGCTGTGATGAATCAACATGTCTAAGTGAGGGAAAAGTTACGAAAGTTAATTCATGCAGCAATGGCTCACAAGATCTGTCTCAGATTTCAGGTCCAGATGGAAAATCCATGCCCACTCCGCTAAGCAAAATTGGATTTCGAGATCCTGCAAGTGTCGGTGCTGGGCAGCAGCTTACAGTGTTAAGCTTGGAG GTTCACACAGAATCCAGAGGAGATCTACGACCTGATCCTCGATTTGATGCCATTAATGTCATAGCTCTTGCAATTCAGAATGACAATGATTATGTGACTGAAGTTTATGTGCTTTTGTATAGTAACACTGGATTCTGTCAGAG GAGTCTTGATGGAATATCTGGGTTTAAAGTGTTTGTTTTTGATGAGGAGAAGCACTTATTTGGTCAGTTTATGAAGGTTTTATGTTCTCTTGATCCTGATTTTTTAATGGGTTGGGATGTACAAGGTAGTTCTCTTGGTTTTCTAGCTGAAAGAGCTTCATATCTCGGCATAGGATTGCTTAATGAAATATCTAGGACACCATCTGAAACCAAGATAAAAGCTGAAGAAACTAACATATCTGAAGAGGGTTTAGAAGATGAATTGTTGCTTAAGCCATTGGTTGCTGATAATATTGTGACTGAAGATGCAATAATAGAGGATGAATGGGGCCGAACTCATGCAAGTGGTGTCCATGTTGGTGGCAGAATTGTCCTCAATGTCTGGCGGTTAATGCGTAGTGAAGTTAAACTTAATATGTATACAGTTGAAGCTGTAGCCGAATCTGTTTTGGGGCGAAAAATTCCATCGATTTCTTATAAAGTATTGACAAAATGGTTTTCAAGTGGTCCTGCACAGGCAAGGTACAGATGTGTTGAATATGTTGTTGAAAGGGCAAAGTTGAATTTAGAGATGATGAATCAACTTGATATG ATAAATCGAACATCAGAACTTGCTCGTGTTTTTGGCATCGATTTCTTTTCTGTTCTCTCTCGAGGTTCTCAGTTTCGTGTTGAATCCATGTTTCTGAGGTTGGCACATACGCAGAATTATCTTGCTGTTTCTCCTGGAAATCAGCAG GTTGCTTGTCAACCTGCGATGGAGTGTTTGCCTCTTGTGATGGAACCTGAATCTGGCTTCTATGCAGATCCAGTTGTTGTGTTGGACTTTCAGTCTCTTTATCCATCGATGATAATTGCTTACAATCTTTGCTTTTGTACATGCCTTGGAAAAATTGCAAGTTCTGAAGTAAATACTCTTGGGGTTAGCTCATATGCACCAGATCCAAATGTTTTGCGGGATTTAAAAGACCAACTGCTGCTTACATCAAATGGTGTTATGTATGTGCCTTCAAAG GTACGCAAAGGAGTTCTTCCTCGCTTACTGGAGGAAATATTATCAACCAGAATAATGGTGAAACAAGCAATGAAGAATTTGACTCCTTCACAGAAAGTTCTTCAGAGG ATATTCAATGCAAGACAGCTTGCTTTGAAGCTGATAGCAAATGTAACATATGGTTATACTGCTGCTGGATTTAGTGGTCGCATGCCTTGTGCGGAGCTTGCAGACAGTATTGTTCAATGTGGTCGTGGCACACTTGAAAAAGCTATTTCCTACGTACATGCACATGAGAAATGGAAGGCTAATGTCATATATGGTGACACTGACAG CATGTTTGTCCTCCTTAAGGGGCGCACTGTCGAGGAATCATTCAAAATAGGGCATGAGATTGCAACTGCAATAACTGCAATGAACCCATATCCAGTTACACTGAAAATGGAGAAAGTCTATCACCCATGTTTTCTCCTTACTAAGAAGCGCTATGTTGGCTATAGTTATGAGAGCCCCGGCCAAGTCAAACCTATTTTTGATGCTAAAGGCATTGAGACAGTTCGCAGAGATACTTGTGGTGCTGTTGCGAAGACATTGGAACAGTCATTGAAACTCTTTTTTGAGCATCAAGATATATCAAAG GTTAGAGCATATTTGCATCGTCAATGGACAAGGATTTTGTCTGGTAGGGTTTCGCTTCAGGATTTTGTTTTTGCAAAAGAAGTTCGCTTGGGAACCTATAGTACAAAAGTAAGTTCTCTACCACCAGCAGCAATTGTGGCAGCTAAAGCAATGAGAGCAGATCCCAGAGCAGAACCACGATATGCAGAGCGAGTACCCTATGTTGTTATCCACGGGGAGCCTGGGGCTCGCCTGGTTGACATGGTGGTTGATCCATTGGAAATTTTGGCTGTTAACTCCCCATACAGATTAAATGATTTGTATTACATCAACAAACAGATAATCCCAGCATTGCAGAGAGTTTTTGGGCTTGTTGGTGGTGACTTGAACCGATGGTTCTCAGAAATGCCCCGCCCTGCCAGGGAAGCTTTTGGTAAATGTGGTGTACATGCTCTAAATCCACAGCGAACAAGAATTGATTACTATTATCTTTCAAAACATTGTATACTCTGCGGTGAATTGGTTCAAGCATCAACCCATCTGTGTAGTAAATGTTCTGAAAACAAAACTGCAGTTGTAGCTGCTATAACTGGGAGGACATCGAAACTAGAGAGAGAAATGCAGCACCTTGTTGCT ATATGCCGACACTGTGGAGGAGGGGACTGGCTTGTGGAGAGTGGGGTAAAGTGCAATTCACTAGCGTGCTCGGTTTTCTATGAGAGGCGTAAAGTTCAGAAGGAACTTCAAGGTCTGTCTGCCGTTGCCACTGATAAAGGTTTCTATCCCAAGTGTATGGTGGAGTGGTTTTAA